A portion of the Eubacterium maltosivorans genome contains these proteins:
- a CDS encoding pyruvate carboxylase, translating to MKKFNKVLIANRGEIAIRIIRACQELGIQTVAIYAQEDKMSLFRSKADEAYLITGTTGPVEAYLNMDKIISLAKKKEVDAIHPGYGFLSENPEFARRCEEEGIAFIGPTHTMMEQMGDKIQSKIVAKSVNVPTIPGVEKPITSDKEAAEFAKVAGYPIMLKAAAGGGGRGMRIVRDERDLLKEYHSAMSEATKAFGDGTIFVEKYLEEPKHIEVQILGDAYGNVVHLFERDCSIQRRHQKIIEFTPSLSITEEQRQAICADALKLAKAVNYRNAGTIEFLVDKKGDHYFIEMNPRIQVEHTVTELVTGIDLVQSQIMIAEGYPLDSDEINIKGQDSIRSRGYAIQCRVTTEDPKNHFMPDTGRLDVYRTASGAGIRLDTGNGFTGGEITPYYDSLLMKSTSFSRTFEDTRRKALRALKEMQIEGVQTNKDFLINVLEHDMFKSGNCDTKFIDDHPELFNIQAEKSQAYNVIRYFGEMAVNETFGNKPDFDEPEIPEIPRDVELRGTKQILDEQGPDGLVRWIQDQNKLLLGDTTLRDAHQSLFATRVRSRDMIKIAKETAYLGRDIFALEMWGGATFDVAYNFLKESPWRRLDELRKRIPNILFQMLLRGANAVGYKNYPDNVLRKFIQESAAGGIDVFRIFDSLNWMEGMKVSIDEVLKTGKVCEVAMCYTGDILDPKKTKYDLDYYVRMAHEIEATGAHILAIKDMSALLKPAAAFKLIKTLKEEVKIPVRLHTHDTAGNGVAAILMATMAGVDIADAAFSSMSGLTSQPSLNSVVAALANTPRDTGMNEDDLQLISDYWETTRQVYSKFESGLKSGSTEIYNLEIPGGQYSNLKSQVESFGLGHKFKEVKQKYMEANLLLGDIVKVTPSSKVVGDMAIFMVQNGLDMDNIYEKGRDLAYPNSVVDYFKGMIGQPEGGFDPKLQEIVLKGIEPITVRPGTLLKDEDFEAIKEEYREEFGIELAEREVTSAALYPKVFKNYVKFYQDYGDFMRMDTHAFFYGLKEGETAEVEVDKGKRFIIRMVKMAQPNEEGYRPVLFEVDGFRREIYIEDKRSLFSKEKSTMLKADKNNPKEIGSGIPGTVLKVLVNEGDEVAENQPLIIVEAMKMETEIVAHAAGKIKEIYVSEGQSVQSGELIITME from the coding sequence ATGAAAAAATTTAACAAGGTATTGATTGCCAACCGTGGCGAAATCGCCATTCGTATTATTCGTGCCTGTCAGGAACTCGGGATTCAGACAGTCGCCATCTATGCTCAGGAGGATAAAATGTCCTTATTCCGCTCAAAGGCGGACGAAGCCTATCTGATCACCGGAACCACCGGCCCGGTCGAAGCCTACCTGAATATGGACAAGATTATCTCTCTGGCCAAAAAGAAAGAAGTGGACGCCATTCACCCCGGCTATGGTTTTCTTTCCGAAAATCCTGAGTTTGCCAGACGCTGCGAGGAGGAGGGCATTGCCTTTATCGGACCAACACACACTATGATGGAACAGATGGGGGATAAAATCCAGTCCAAAATTGTGGCAAAATCGGTCAATGTGCCCACCATTCCTGGGGTTGAAAAGCCCATTACCTCCGATAAAGAAGCCGCTGAATTCGCAAAGGTAGCGGGCTACCCCATTATGCTCAAGGCGGCAGCCGGCGGCGGCGGGCGTGGGATGCGTATCGTCCGCGACGAAAGAGACCTGCTCAAGGAGTACCACTCGGCCATGAGCGAAGCCACCAAGGCTTTTGGCGACGGCACCATCTTTGTGGAAAAATATCTGGAAGAGCCTAAACACATTGAAGTTCAGATTCTCGGGGACGCCTATGGCAATGTGGTCCATCTCTTTGAACGTGACTGCTCGATCCAGCGACGGCACCAGAAAATTATCGAATTCACACCGTCCTTAAGCATTACTGAGGAACAGCGTCAGGCCATCTGCGCCGACGCCTTAAAGCTGGCAAAGGCCGTCAATTACCGCAATGCCGGGACCATTGAATTCTTGGTCGATAAAAAAGGCGACCACTACTTTATTGAAATGAACCCGCGGATTCAGGTTGAGCATACGGTTACTGAGCTGGTTACCGGCATTGATCTGGTTCAGTCTCAGATTATGATCGCCGAGGGGTATCCGCTGGATTCGGATGAGATCAATATCAAGGGTCAGGACAGCATCAGGAGCCGTGGCTACGCCATCCAGTGCCGTGTCACTACTGAGGATCCCAAGAACCACTTTATGCCTGACACCGGCCGTCTGGACGTTTATCGTACCGCCAGCGGCGCGGGCATCCGGCTCGATACCGGCAATGGTTTTACCGGCGGTGAGATTACGCCCTACTATGACAGCCTTCTGATGAAATCCACCTCCTTCTCAAGGACCTTTGAGGATACCCGCCGAAAGGCTCTGCGCGCACTGAAGGAAATGCAGATTGAGGGGGTTCAGACCAACAAGGATTTCCTGATCAACGTGCTGGAACACGATATGTTTAAGAGCGGGAATTGTGATACCAAGTTTATCGATGATCACCCCGAGCTTTTCAATATCCAGGCAGAAAAAAGTCAGGCCTATAACGTTATCCGCTATTTTGGCGAAATGGCCGTCAACGAAACCTTTGGTAATAAACCGGATTTTGACGAGCCGGAAATTCCCGAGATCCCTAGAGATGTCGAACTTCGCGGCACTAAGCAGATTCTTGATGAGCAGGGGCCCGATGGTCTGGTCCGGTGGATCCAGGATCAGAATAAGCTGCTGCTTGGGGACACCACCCTGCGCGACGCGCATCAATCCCTGTTTGCCACCCGTGTGAGAAGCCGTGATATGATTAAGATCGCAAAGGAAACCGCCTACCTGGGCAGGGATATCTTTGCACTTGAAATGTGGGGCGGTGCGACCTTTGACGTGGCCTATAACTTCTTAAAGGAATCGCCGTGGCGCAGACTGGACGAGCTGCGCAAACGCATCCCAAACATTCTGTTTCAGATGCTTCTGCGAGGAGCCAACGCTGTTGGCTATAAAAATTATCCGGACAATGTATTGCGCAAATTCATTCAGGAATCTGCCGCTGGCGGAATTGATGTTTTCCGTATTTTTGACTCCCTCAACTGGATGGAAGGCATGAAAGTTTCCATCGACGAGGTGTTGAAAACTGGCAAGGTCTGCGAGGTTGCCATGTGCTACACCGGCGATATCCTTGACCCTAAAAAGACCAAATACGATTTGGATTACTATGTGCGCATGGCTCATGAGATTGAGGCCACCGGCGCTCATATTCTGGCCATCAAGGATATGTCAGCGCTGCTGAAACCGGCAGCTGCCTTTAAGCTCATAAAAACCCTTAAGGAAGAGGTTAAAATCCCTGTGCGCCTGCACACCCATGATACCGCAGGCAACGGCGTGGCCGCCATTCTCATGGCAACCATGGCCGGTGTGGACATTGCGGACGCTGCTTTCAGCAGCATGAGCGGTCTGACCAGCCAGCCTTCGCTCAACTCGGTGGTAGCAGCTCTCGCCAACACGCCCAGAGATACCGGCATGAATGAGGATGACCTTCAGCTTATCTCTGATTATTGGGAAACCACCCGTCAGGTTTACTCGAAATTTGAATCTGGCCTTAAATCCGGGAGTACTGAAATTTACAACCTGGAAATTCCAGGCGGCCAATACTCGAATTTAAAAAGCCAGGTCGAAAGCTTTGGACTGGGTCATAAGTTCAAGGAAGTCAAACAAAAATACATGGAAGCCAACCTGCTTCTGGGCGACATTGTCAAGGTCACCCCATCCTCAAAGGTGGTGGGCGATATGGCGATTTTCATGGTTCAGAACGGTCTGGATATGGATAATATCTACGAAAAGGGCAGAGATCTGGCTTATCCGAACTCGGTGGTTGACTATTTTAAAGGCATGATCGGCCAGCCTGAAGGCGGCTTTGATCCCAAGCTTCAGGAAATCGTGTTAAAGGGCATTGAGCCTATCACCGTGCGCCCGGGAACCCTGCTGAAGGACGAAGATTTTGAGGCCATTAAGGAAGAATACCGCGAGGAGTTTGGCATTGAGCTGGCAGAACGCGAGGTGACCAGCGCGGCCCTGTACCCGAAGGTCTTTAAAAACTATGTGAAGTTTTATCAGGATTACGGTGATTTTATGCGCATGGACACCCACGCCTTTTTCTACGGGCTCAAGGAAGGCGAGACCGCAGAGGTAGAGGTGGATAAAGGGAAACGCTTTATCATCCGTATGGTTAAAATGGCGCAGCCTAACGAGGAAGGCTACCGTCCGGTACTGTTTGAAGTCGACGGTTTCCGCCGTGAAATCTACATCGAGGACAAACGAAGCCTGTTCTCCAAGGAAAAGAGCACCATGCTCAAAGCAGATAAAAATAATCCGAAGGAAATCGGCTCCGGCATTCCGGGAACAGTCCTGAAAGTTCTGGTCAATGAAGGGGACGAGGTGGCTGAAAACCAGCCGCTCATCATCGTTGAAGCTATGAAAATGGAAACTGAAATTGTAGCGCATGCCGCGGGGAAAATCAAAGAGATTTATGTCTCCGAGGGACAGAGTGTCCAGTCCGGCGAGCTGATCATTACCATGGAATAA
- a CDS encoding CBS domain-containing protein, which yields MKNHLFYLIPKSDVVYLYNHQSFKEAYSLFRKHSYTAMPVINKRGQYVGTISEGDLLRTLALSLEHPEIDLDQFTVRDIDFKTKAEACRVDESFETVLELATHQNFVPLVDDQNVFIGILRRQELIKELLNYLKEIDAPEEIM from the coding sequence ATGAAAAACCACCTCTTTTACCTGATCCCCAAAAGCGACGTTGTCTATTTATATAACCACCAGTCCTTTAAGGAGGCCTATTCCCTGTTCCGCAAACACAGCTATACGGCCATGCCAGTCATCAACAAGCGCGGCCAGTACGTGGGCACCATCTCAGAAGGAGATCTGCTGCGGACGCTGGCTCTGAGTCTGGAGCATCCGGAGATCGATCTGGACCAGTTCACCGTCAGAGACATTGATTTTAAGACAAAGGCTGAGGCCTGCCGGGTCGACGAATCCTTCGAGACCGTACTGGAGCTGGCTACCCACCAGAACTTTGTGCCCCTGGTAGACGACCAGAATGTGTTTATCGGCATCCTGCGCAGGCAGGAGCTTATTAAAGAGCTGTTAAACTACCTGAAAGAAATTGACGCGCCTGAGGAAATCATGTAA